In one window of Haloterrigena salifodinae DNA:
- a CDS encoding DUF7118 family protein, with product MSERAHRAGVEAGSGSGADGQSPLEVLEGARRRFEDADQRIADAGGDAVAEAAEAYRDATELLDDYVDRATGTGRENFKAYVELEGQFDSLVSELPDDLKGREAFEEALDAIDKRRLSESDFERAHEALEPAARYAELLEEREAAREAIDEARTAAAKRRRVLADEISERERLVELGEADLEAPVEELREPIDAYNEAIKTAFEEYRVEMSAHEVFELLERSRWYPFVDYEQPPDDLATYVREDPAGEYTIPELLEYANYSRSKLEHYVSSADELKRRVATQQTFLDGIDADPLTIPWPPGEAGVLRRRVRECRPFVERVADEDAVAKLRSIRRLTTDPEFEYDRLQTAAQAVAQLSPDERERLADGRVADKLESLRDERARLEEALEVEDPI from the coding sequence ATGAGTGAACGCGCCCACCGCGCCGGCGTCGAGGCCGGCTCCGGTTCCGGCGCCGACGGACAGTCTCCGCTCGAGGTCCTCGAGGGGGCCCGCAGGCGGTTCGAGGATGCCGACCAGCGAATCGCGGACGCGGGCGGCGACGCCGTCGCGGAGGCCGCTGAGGCCTACCGGGACGCGACGGAGCTCCTCGATGACTACGTCGATCGGGCGACGGGTACCGGCCGGGAGAACTTCAAGGCCTACGTCGAACTCGAGGGGCAGTTCGACTCGCTGGTCTCGGAACTGCCCGACGATCTGAAGGGCCGCGAGGCGTTCGAGGAGGCCCTCGACGCGATCGACAAGCGCCGGCTCAGCGAGTCGGACTTCGAGCGCGCCCACGAGGCCCTCGAGCCGGCGGCCCGGTACGCCGAACTGCTCGAGGAACGCGAGGCCGCTCGTGAGGCGATCGACGAGGCCCGAACCGCCGCCGCCAAGCGCCGACGGGTGCTCGCCGATGAAATCTCGGAGCGCGAACGACTGGTCGAACTCGGGGAAGCCGACCTCGAGGCGCCGGTCGAGGAACTCCGCGAGCCGATCGACGCCTACAACGAGGCGATCAAGACGGCCTTCGAGGAGTACCGAGTCGAGATGTCTGCTCACGAGGTGTTCGAACTGCTCGAGCGGAGCCGCTGGTACCCCTTCGTCGACTACGAACAGCCCCCCGACGACCTCGCCACCTACGTCCGCGAGGATCCGGCCGGCGAGTATACGATTCCCGAACTTCTGGAGTACGCGAACTATTCGCGGTCGAAACTCGAGCACTACGTCTCGAGCGCGGACGAACTCAAGCGCCGAGTGGCGACCCAGCAGACGTTCCTCGACGGGATCGACGCCGACCCGCTGACGATCCCGTGGCCGCCGGGCGAGGCGGGCGTCCTGCGGCGCCGCGTCCGCGAGTGTCGCCCGTTCGTCGAGCGCGTCGCCGACGAGGACGCCGTCGCGAAACTGCGGTCGATCCGGCGACTCACGACCGATCCCGAGTTCGAGTACGACCGACTCCAGACCGCGGCGCAGGCGGTCGCACAGCTCTCTCCCGACGAACGCGAGCGGCTGGCCGACGGCCGTGTTGCCGACAAACTCGAGTCGCTGCGAGACGAGCGGGCGCGGCTGGAGGAGGCGCTCGAGGTCGAGGATCCGATCTGA
- a CDS encoding HPP family protein, giving the protein MDDRLGTTLHTGLLLSTTAVLAWLSGFPMLFPSLGPSAFVLALFQDSDATSPRRVIGGHAIGVVAGLLAYHAFGVTISITAATDPGSLAGLRLGASGVVATMLTAGGMLWTETRHPPACATTLIVSLGLLSTPLEGALIVATVVVLVVAHELLLATERVGARYGNRLRS; this is encoded by the coding sequence ATGGACGACCGGCTGGGGACGACGCTTCACACTGGACTCCTGCTCTCGACGACCGCGGTGCTGGCGTGGCTCTCCGGCTTCCCGATGTTGTTCCCGAGTCTCGGCCCGTCCGCGTTCGTGCTCGCGCTGTTTCAAGATAGCGACGCGACGTCCCCGCGGCGCGTAATCGGTGGCCACGCGATCGGCGTCGTCGCCGGCTTACTCGCCTACCACGCCTTCGGCGTCACGATCTCGATCACGGCCGCGACCGATCCTGGCTCACTCGCGGGACTCAGACTCGGCGCGAGCGGTGTCGTCGCGACGATGCTGACCGCCGGCGGCATGCTCTGGACCGAGACCCGCCACCCGCCGGCCTGCGCGACGACGCTGATCGTCTCGCTCGGCCTGCTCTCGACTCCCCTCGAAGGGGCGCTGATCGTCGCCACCGTCGTCGTGCTCGTCGTCGCCCACGAACTCCTGCTGGCGACCGAGCGGGTCGGTGCGCGGTACGGGAACCGGCTCCGGTCGTAG
- a CDS encoding site-2 protease family protein, with amino-acid sequence MDALTTLLLVGLVAAGATAVAMALEARGRLPAWVGVWGPIVTFETENGLGALDRLARPRYRRVWRRWTGAGVAVSLLLLVVMTTVVLFAAYAALTREAATQVNQPRNVLAIPGVNDFLPLAATPAICVGLAIAVVVHEFSHGLLARVEDVAVESAGLIFLTALPFGAFVGIDEDDEDAASTAERNRIYAAGIANNLAVALLAFLALFLLVSTSIAAVSGVAVGGVYPETPADRAGLERGDVVTAVGGEEIDGAADLRAALDATDERVALTVAGGRDDAETVTLERSVVVTSTLERTGGRTAVNDSSDGGSDRADGSDGEPNALEPGETITAVDGTPVATEREFRAALENHTIATLETDDGSTTVVAGAAATAVDADGPLAAAGVPDPGGDPRALVITRLEGERVVDSDDLLETLAEVSPGETVSLEAVVDGERREYAVTLGDRNGEAVLGITTVPGTSGTTVTDLGVEPHPSVQHLGILRGQPVADGLGSSPVARGFAVFALPFAGLIDGFSTANFGGFVGSVANAYVVTGPLSVLGGGVFAAANVLFWTWWLNLLVGVFNCIPCYPLDGSKLLRTTVEAAGSRAGIERPTRVATAAMVGASAVAAGAILLVLSSPFLG; translated from the coding sequence GTGGACGCGCTGACGACGCTGCTCCTGGTCGGTCTCGTCGCCGCGGGTGCCACCGCCGTCGCGATGGCCCTTGAGGCCCGCGGACGCCTCCCCGCGTGGGTCGGCGTCTGGGGGCCGATCGTGACTTTCGAGACGGAAAACGGGCTCGGCGCGCTCGACCGACTGGCCCGCCCGCGCTACCGTCGCGTCTGGCGGCGGTGGACCGGCGCCGGCGTCGCCGTCTCGCTGCTGTTGCTCGTCGTCATGACTACCGTGGTCCTGTTCGCCGCCTACGCCGCGCTGACGCGAGAGGCCGCCACGCAGGTGAACCAGCCGCGGAACGTGCTGGCGATTCCGGGTGTCAACGACTTCCTGCCGCTGGCGGCGACGCCGGCGATCTGTGTCGGCCTCGCCATCGCTGTCGTCGTCCACGAGTTCAGCCACGGGCTACTCGCTCGCGTCGAGGACGTCGCCGTCGAATCGGCCGGCCTGATCTTCCTCACCGCCCTCCCCTTCGGCGCGTTCGTCGGCATCGACGAGGACGACGAGGACGCCGCCTCGACGGCCGAACGCAACCGGATCTACGCCGCGGGGATCGCGAACAACCTCGCGGTGGCGCTGCTTGCGTTCCTCGCCCTGTTCCTGCTCGTCTCTACCTCGATCGCTGCCGTCTCCGGCGTCGCCGTCGGCGGCGTCTACCCCGAGACGCCGGCCGACCGGGCCGGCCTCGAGCGCGGCGACGTCGTCACTGCCGTCGGCGGCGAGGAAATCGACGGCGCCGCCGACCTGCGCGCGGCCCTCGACGCGACCGACGAACGCGTCGCACTGACGGTCGCGGGCGGCCGCGATGACGCCGAGACTGTCACGCTCGAGCGATCGGTCGTCGTCACCAGCACGCTCGAGAGAACCGGAGGACGAACGGCGGTGAACGACAGTAGCGACGGCGGGAGCGACAGGGCCGACGGTTCCGACGGAGAGCCGAACGCACTCGAGCCCGGCGAGACGATCACGGCGGTCGACGGCACCCCGGTCGCCACCGAACGCGAGTTCCGCGCGGCCCTCGAGAATCACACGATCGCGACGCTCGAGACGGACGATGGCTCGACAACGGTCGTTGCCGGCGCGGCCGCCACCGCGGTCGACGCCGATGGCCCGCTCGCGGCGGCCGGCGTGCCCGACCCGGGCGGCGATCCGCGAGCGCTGGTCATCACGCGCCTCGAGGGCGAGCGAGTCGTCGATAGCGACGACCTCCTCGAGACGCTCGCGGAGGTCTCTCCCGGCGAGACAGTCTCGCTCGAGGCCGTCGTCGACGGCGAGCGCCGCGAGTACGCGGTAACGCTGGGCGACCGAAACGGCGAGGCGGTCCTCGGGATTACCACGGTACCGGGAACGAGCGGGACGACGGTAACCGACCTCGGGGTCGAGCCACATCCGAGCGTCCAACACCTCGGTATCCTCCGGGGCCAGCCGGTCGCGGACGGACTCGGATCGTCGCCCGTAGCGCGCGGGTTCGCAGTGTTCGCCCTCCCCTTCGCCGGGCTGATCGACGGCTTCTCGACGGCGAACTTCGGCGGCTTCGTCGGGTCGGTCGCGAACGCCTACGTCGTGACGGGGCCGCTTTCGGTCCTCGGCGGTGGCGTCTTCGCCGCGGCGAACGTCCTGTTCTGGACGTGGTGGCTCAACCTGCTGGTGGGCGTCTTCAACTGCATTCCCTGCTACCCGCTCGACGGGAGCAAACTCCTGCGGACGACCGTCGAGGCCGCTGGCTCGAGGGCGGGGATCGAGCGACCGACCCGCGTCGCGACCGCGGCGATGGTCGGCGCCAGCGCGGTCGCGGCCGGCGCGATCCTGCTAGTGCTCTCGAGTCCGTTCCTCGGCTGA
- the hisI gene encoding phosphoribosyl-AMP cyclohydrolase, whose translation MDDDVSVDFGEDGLVPAVAQDAESGEVLMLAYVSPEALECTRETGRAHYYSRSRDELWEKGATSGHVQEIEEVRVDCDADTLLYLVAQEGGACHTGHRSCFYRTIEGENVGEEVYDPDDVYGDE comes from the coding sequence ATGGACGACGACGTTTCGGTCGACTTCGGCGAGGACGGACTCGTCCCCGCCGTGGCACAGGACGCGGAGTCCGGCGAGGTGCTCATGCTCGCCTACGTCTCCCCCGAAGCACTCGAGTGCACGCGCGAGACGGGACGGGCCCATTACTACTCGCGCAGCCGCGACGAACTCTGGGAGAAGGGCGCGACGAGCGGCCACGTCCAGGAGATCGAAGAGGTGCGCGTCGACTGCGACGCCGACACCTTGCTCTACCTGGTCGCCCAGGAGGGCGGGGCCTGCCACACCGGTCACCGGTCGTGTTTCTATCGGACGATCGAGGGCGAGAACGTCGGCGAGGAGGTCTACGACCCCGACGACGTCTACGGCGACGAGTAA
- a CDS encoding universal stress protein has protein sequence MTRRVLVPMDDSEPARAALEHALSVFPTDEVTVVHVVDDLEAGYGGRPPVTTGGGDDADDPDFFADVREIAAEHDRRVDTAVIEGTSADAILEYAREEDVDQIVMGSEGRSGVSRMLLGSVAEAVTRQASVPVTIVP, from the coding sequence ATGACCAGACGCGTACTTGTCCCCATGGACGACTCCGAGCCGGCCCGCGCGGCCCTCGAGCACGCGCTGTCGGTGTTTCCGACCGACGAGGTGACGGTCGTGCACGTCGTCGACGACCTCGAGGCGGGGTACGGCGGTCGGCCGCCCGTGACGACCGGTGGCGGGGACGACGCGGACGATCCCGATTTCTTCGCGGACGTACGTGAAATCGCCGCCGAGCACGACCGGCGCGTCGACACGGCCGTCATCGAGGGCACGTCGGCGGACGCGATCCTCGAGTACGCCCGCGAGGAGGACGTCGACCAGATCGTGATGGGCAGCGAGGGGCGGTCGGGCGTCTCCCGAATGCTGCTGGGCAGCGTCGCCGAGGCCGTCACGCGGCAGGCGTCGGTGCCGGTGACGATCGTTCCCTAG